ATGAAACAGTAACATTGGCACTACCTACACCTACAGCAGTAAATGTACCTTTATCATCAACAACAACCACGTTCTCATCACTGGATGTGAAATTCAACTTACCGGCATCTGAAGGCAATAATTCAGCAACAGAATCAACTTTATCATCAACACCCAAATCAAGTGTATGATTGTTAAGATTAATCTCAGTAGGAATCTTGCTTACGGTAATGGTGATGACAGTTGAATTTTTAGCATAAACCTTATCATCGCCAACTTTAACAGTAATATTGGCCTTACCTTCTTTTAATGCTTTTACGGTTCCTTTTTCGTCAACACTGACAACACCTGAATTGTCAGCTACGAATGTAACATCCAAACCTTTAGGATTAGTAGTATAATTAATAACACCTGAATCACTGACATTTAATTCCATATTTTCAGCTTCAACACTGGCATCATTTAAAGTAACGGTAACTGTTATGACTGTTGAATTTTTTGCATATATTTCATCGTCACCAACATTAATGGTAATCTTAGCAGTACCTTTTTTTAATGCTTTGACAGTGCCGTCTTCATCCACACTGACAATACCTGAGTTATCAGCTACAAAATTAACTTTTAATCCTTCAGGAGCTACAGTATAATTAATAACGCCTGATTCGCCAACTTTTAATTCCATGTCTTCAGCTTTAACGCTTGCATCATTCAAGCCGACAATAACAGAGATGATTTTATTTTCTGCTGTTGCATATCTCTCATCACCAGCAAATGAAACTGTAATTGTGGCGTTACCTTTTTTAATACTTTTGATCTTACCATTTTCTACTACAACAACGTTTGTGTTGTTTGAAGAATAGGTTAGGTTACCTGCATCAGCAGGAGTTAAAGTAGCACCAACATCAGCTTCATCATTGGCGTTTAAAGCAATGCTTGGGTTAGCAATATCAATTTCAGTATGGATTTTAACATTGTTCAATTCAATGTATATGATCCAGTTTCATATTTACCTGTTACAGCGGAATTTCCGCCCTGTCTTGCAGTATATGTTATATTTTCACCAATCAAAGCAGAAGTTTTATCCAATTCTCCCAATGTTTGAGTGAAATCTAAAATAAAGTTCATTTTTGAAGCATCATATGACTTAATCTCTCCTGAAGAATTGTCGTATGACTAGCTGTTGCATTTAAGAACAGCCATCTGTCCATAACTGCCTTTCCTGCATCCGGCCTGCTATTGTAATTTGTTGCATTATTTCCAA
This genomic interval from uncultured Methanobrevibacter sp. contains the following:
- a CDS encoding Ig-like domain-containing protein — its product is MNNVKIHTEIDIANPSIALNANDEADVGATLTPADAGNLTYSSNNTNVVVVENGKIKSIKKGNATITVSFAGDERYATAENKIISVIVGLNDASVKAEDMELKVGESGVINYTVAPEGLKVNFVADNSGIVSVDEDGTVKALKKGTAKITINVGDDEIYAKNSTVITVTVTLNDASVEAENMELNVSDSGVINYTTNPKGLDVTFVADNSGVVSVDEKGTVKALKEGKANITVKVGDDKVYAKNSTVITITVSKIPTEINLNNHTLDLGVDDKVDSVAELLPSDAGKLNFTSSDENVVVVDDKGTFTAVGVGSANVTVSFDGNNKFEAAESKIIYVTVSKIPTEISVRNDTIDMKVDDEVDPGVSISPYDAGKLNFTSSDVNVVRVDANGTFIGVGIGTAIVTVSFDGNNKFEPAKSKDIAVTVTKISTEIVVVNSFWCW